The region TCGCCGCATCAACATACCCCATCCGGATTAAATCAAAAGCACGACTGATTGCGCCACCTGAAGCGGCGCAAGCAATGGTGGGTGTGATGACAGGACCTGAAAAACCGAATTGTTTGGCAATATACCGGGACAAATTTGACAATTGATAGGCTTGATAACAGGGCCGAATATCAAAAGGTTCGCCCCGTTCATATTGTGTCAACAGAGTGTCCTTGAGAATCTGAATGCCACCTTGCAAGGTACCCAGCACAACCGCAGTTGATCCACCGGGTAATGCCCGGCCGGCCTGAGTAATCGCCTCCTGCGCTGCAATAAAAGCAAATTGACAGACTTTGTCCGGAAACGCCCCTCCGGGCAGCGCTTCACGAATTTCACAGCCGAGATGGGTGCGCCAGGCACTGCTGTCAAAACCAGTGATTTCATCAATGCCTGATTTACCGGCAGTAACATTTTCCCAAAATTGTTCCCGGTTGATTCCCAGCCCGTTGACTGTGCCAATCCCTGTAATGACAACCTGTTGGTTTGGTTTCATGATCTATCCTGACATCCATCCCGGTTTTCAACTTTTGCACCGCAAAAACATCCTGCGCACTGATAGCAAATCAGAGCAAAACACCTGTAAACTATACAAAAAAAATTAAAAACAGAAAAAATCCATGTCATTGGCGGTTGTAAAGTTTTTCAATTATTTGAGAGATTTTTCTTTCCTTGAATCATTGCGGCAATATCATTGACAGAATTGACCTGGCGAATTTCATCATCTTCAATACGAATTTCAAACCGCTCTTCAAGTTCGGAAATCAAGGTGAGAATATCAATCGAATCCAGATTCAGCCCGCCGACAAACAACGCCCCGTCATCTTCAATGCTTTCCGGCGCCTGCTTCAAACGCAGTGCTTCGACGATTGTTTTTTTTATCCGTTGTTTGATATCATCAGCATCGGCCATCCATCTTCTCCTCAACTCAATCTACTCATCCTACACAATATTCTTGTAATTTGAAATCACTATTTTGTTGTCTTGATTAACTATATCAGAAGAAAGAGGGGATATCAAACAGTTGCTGTGCGCGAAAAACTTCCGAACGATAAATGGAGCGGGGGACGGGATTCGGACCCGCGACGTTCAGCTTGGAAGGCTGACATTCTACCACTGAATTACCCCCGCCCGGGTTAGGGGCGATTCGTGAATCGCCCCTACTCTGCTGTCTGCTGCTCAGCTGCTCTGTTTTGCCCCGCAGGGGGGTTCCAAATCTTTGAACAGCAGACCGCATTTAAGGGCGTATATCAATACGCCCCTACAAAATTCGCTGATCCGATGCTCAGCTGCTCTGTTTTGCCCCGCAGGGGGGTTCCAAATCTTTGAACAGCAGACCGCATTTAAGGGCGTATATCAATACGCCCCTACAAAATTCGCTGATCCGATGCTCAGCTGCTCTGTTTTGCCCCGCAGGGGGGTTCCAAATCTTTGAACAGCAGACCGCATTTAAGGGCGTATATCAATACGCCCCTACAAAATTCGCTGATCCGATGCTCAGCTGCTCTGTTTTGCCGAACTCAAAAATCTTGAGCAATAGAACAGCAGAACAGTAGACCGCATCTGAGCTTTTGCTGTTCCGCTGATCTGATGCTCAGCTGCTCTGTTTTGCCCCGCAGGGGCAAAACTGGTGGACAGGGAAGGATTTGAACCTTCGTAGGGCGTCGCCCGACAGAT is a window of bacterium DNA encoding:
- a CDS encoding acyl carrier protein; this encodes MADADDIKQRIKKTIVEALRLKQAPESIEDDGALFVGGLNLDSIDILTLISELEERFEIRIEDDEIRQVNSVNDIAAMIQGKKNLSNN